A window of Trichoderma atroviride chromosome 3, complete sequence contains these coding sequences:
- a CDS encoding uncharacterized protein (EggNog:ENOG41), producing the protein MPESQPLHLFDLPVDLLSLILQPLLTAPDGGIISLCPCTASPVNPVPIFLTHPSLYAIAHPIFYGPANTFVLDLTQGHASHVRRFIENAAEDLPGDVEWSGRQQQTQNHVLLRHTGGRFLLLSQEARRKVHRLEMRIDKLRGWLWDELGLFLRDMAVRGDLSDLTLLVDYSAGTKERTKSTSRAFLREKKTVFEKPPLEGLVRLLADPGIRMASLRVKGRHDRAWCDFHQGGDCILKSFLRVREGGDDVMKKKQDEEVVEIDWRAILRVVDPEAKRTAVGWHAEM; encoded by the coding sequence ATGCCTGAATCTCAACCTCTGCATTTATTTGACCTCCCAGTCGACCTACTATCCCTGATTCTCCAGCCACTGCTCACAGCCCCAGACGGAGGCATCATCTCTCTGTGTCCTTGTACCGCCAGCCCGGTCAACCCCGTGCCCATCTTCCTAACCCATCCATCTCTGTACGCTATCGCTCATCCGATATTTTACGGACCAGCGAATACATTTGTGTTGGACCTCACCCAGGGCCATGCCTCCCACGTAAGGCGGTTCATAGAAAACGCTGCAGAAGATCTGCCTGGCGATGTGGAATGGAGCGGCAGACAACAACAGACGCAGAATCATGTCCTGCTACGTCACACGGGTGGCCGGTTTCTCCTCCTATCGCAAGAGGCAAGGCGCAAAGTGCACCGATTGGAGATGAGAATCGACAAGCTAAGAGGGTGGCTGTGGGATGAACTGGGGTTGTTTCTCCGGGATATGGCTGTGCGAGGAGATCTGAGCGACTTGACCTTGTTGGTGGACTATAGCGCCGGGACGAAGGAGAGGACAAAGTCGACTTCCAGGGCTTTtctgagagagaagaagacggtgttTGAGAAGCCGCCGCTGGAAGGACTGGTGAGGTTGTTGGCTGATCCGGGCATACGAATGGCGAGTTTGAGGGTGAAAGGGAGGCATGATCGAGCGTGGTGTGATTTTCATCAGGGAGGAGATTGCATTTTGAAGTCGTTTTTGCGGGTCAGAGAGGGTGGCGATGATGttatgaagaagaaacaggacgaggaggtggtggagatTGATTGGAGGGCGATTTTGAGAGTGGTGGATCCGGAGGCGAAGAGGACGGCTGTTGGATGGCATGCGGAAATGTAG